A region from the Streptomyces sp. 3214.6 genome encodes:
- a CDS encoding lamin tail domain-containing protein, whose amino-acid sequence MSASVSARCLAAAALAAAVVGTVALPASAADHPRQSRPKVEISAVQYDAPGRDDRSGRSLNKEWVELTNTTRNEINLHGWTLSDESGDTYTFRHYRLAGRATVRIHTGEGRDTRTDLFQDRRREVWDNHADTATLRNDRDRFVDEKSWGHDRHHGGDRYHGDDRHHGEDRHHGEDRHHGEDRHHGDDRHHGGDRH is encoded by the coding sequence GTGTCCGCTTCTGTTTCCGCTCGCTGTCTCGCCGCCGCCGCGCTCGCCGCCGCCGTGGTCGGGACGGTGGCGCTGCCGGCCTCCGCCGCCGACCACCCGCGTCAGTCCCGGCCGAAGGTGGAGATCAGCGCCGTGCAGTACGACGCACCGGGCCGAGACGACCGCTCCGGCCGCTCCCTGAACAAGGAGTGGGTGGAGCTGACCAACACCACCCGCAACGAGATCAACCTGCACGGGTGGACCCTCTCGGACGAGAGCGGCGACACCTACACGTTCCGCCACTACCGCCTGGCCGGCCGCGCCACCGTCCGCATCCACACCGGCGAGGGCCGCGACACCCGCACCGACCTGTTCCAGGACCGCCGACGTGAGGTGTGGGACAACCACGCCGACACCGCCACCCTCCGCAACGACCGCGACCGCTTCGTCGACGAGAAGTCCTGGGGCCACGACCGCCACCACGGCGGTGACCGCTACCACGGCGACGACCGTCACCACGGGGAGGACCGCCACCACGGGGAGGACCGCCACCACGGGGAGGACCGCCACCACGGCGACGACCGCCACCACGGCGGGGACCGTCACTGA
- a CDS encoding ATP-binding protein codes for MNHETRAPENELSAHFRNFTVLLSPTPRGARLARLLATEQLRSWGLPLDSAAQIVAELATNAATHGRVPGRDFRLSLYVIADTLRIEVTDTRGDRLPVPGRPDADSPSGRGLLLVDALADRWGVVPEPCPRKTVWAEVVLREGERTPGFATTSASSSPAASARCCNSASLAGS; via the coding sequence GTGAATCACGAAACGCGTGCCCCTGAAAACGAACTCTCCGCCCACTTCCGCAACTTCACCGTCCTCCTGTCCCCCACGCCCCGCGGCGCCCGCCTGGCGAGGCTCCTCGCGACGGAGCAACTCCGCTCCTGGGGACTGCCGTTGGACAGCGCGGCGCAGATCGTCGCCGAGCTGGCGACCAACGCCGCAACCCACGGCCGCGTACCGGGACGGGACTTCAGGCTCAGCCTCTACGTCATCGCGGACACCCTCCGCATCGAGGTGACCGACACCCGCGGCGACCGCCTCCCGGTCCCCGGCCGACCCGACGCGGACTCCCCCTCGGGCAGAGGCCTCCTCCTGGTGGACGCTTTGGCAGACCGCTGGGGCGTGGTCCCGGAACCGTGTCCACGCAAGACGGTGTGGGCGGAAGTCGTACTGCGAGAGGGGGAAAGGACTCCCGGCTTCGCCACTACATCCGCGTCGTCCTCACCGGCCGCCTCCGCCAGGTGCTGCAACTCCGCGTCATTGGCGGGCAGTTGA
- a CDS encoding helix-turn-helix domain-containing protein codes for MNDGMDEAGWDVEPGDEIEPVVQAVGRLLKVCREAADMRTADLGEVMGYGEDMIRKMERGQRIPRPEFLDRADTVLNAQGHLRAFTEDMRKARYPKKVRELADWEARAAELLVYSNHNIQGLLQTPEYARALFEMAQPPYSADQIERGTAARMARKVIYERDPAPSLSFVQEQVTLERPLGGKVVLRRQLEHLLEVGRLRNVTLQVMPTDCHEHAGIHQGMIHLLKFPDGTGMGRSPGAFNGRPVSTPRDLRILEMRYGMIRAQALTPRESLAFIEKLLGRL; via the coding sequence ATGAACGACGGTATGGACGAGGCCGGTTGGGATGTCGAGCCGGGCGACGAGATCGAGCCGGTGGTGCAGGCGGTGGGGCGTCTGCTCAAGGTCTGCCGCGAGGCGGCGGACATGCGGACGGCCGACCTGGGCGAGGTCATGGGCTACGGCGAGGACATGATCCGCAAGATGGAGCGCGGGCAGCGGATCCCGAGGCCGGAGTTCCTGGACAGGGCGGACACGGTACTGAACGCGCAGGGTCATCTCAGGGCCTTCACGGAGGACATGAGGAAGGCCCGGTATCCGAAGAAGGTGCGGGAGCTGGCGGATTGGGAGGCGCGGGCCGCCGAGTTGCTGGTGTACAGCAACCACAACATCCAGGGCTTGTTGCAGACGCCGGAGTACGCGCGTGCGTTGTTCGAGATGGCGCAGCCGCCGTACTCGGCGGATCAGATCGAGCGTGGAACGGCCGCCCGCATGGCGCGCAAGGTGATCTATGAGCGGGATCCTGCTCCGTCGCTCAGCTTCGTCCAGGAGCAGGTAACCCTCGAGCGGCCGCTCGGCGGGAAGGTGGTGCTGCGTCGACAGCTCGAACACCTGCTGGAAGTAGGGCGGTTGCGCAACGTCACGCTCCAGGTCATGCCGACCGACTGCCACGAGCACGCCGGAATCCACCAGGGCATGATCCATTTGCTCAAGTTTCCCGACGGCACGGGAATGGGGCGATCTCCCGGTGCCTTCAATGGCCGCCCGGTCTCAACTCCCAGAGACCTCCGTATCCTTGAAATGCGCTACGGCATGATCCGGGCGCAAGCCCTCACGCCGAGGGAGTCGCTGGCCTTCATCGAGAAGCTACTGGGGAGACTATGA
- a CDS encoding DUF397 domain-containing protein, which translates to MSTPELHWFKSSYSDSSDINDCVEVATTPATIHIRDSKNPAHGILTVSPGTWAEFVVSVRDRPQVG; encoded by the coding sequence ATGAGCACGCCGGAACTCCACTGGTTCAAGAGCAGCTACAGCGACAGCAGTGACATCAACGACTGCGTCGAAGTGGCCACCACCCCCGCCACCATCCACATCCGCGACTCCAAGAACCCCGCCCACGGCATCCTCACCGTCTCTCCCGGCACCTGGGCCGAGTTCGTCGTCAGCGTGCGGGACCGGCCGCAGGTCGGATGA
- a CDS encoding RidA family protein, producing MPITLMNPAGLPKIDAYRQVSVATGSKLVFVAGQVAWDADGVTVGEGDLAAQVERCYLNVGTALAAAGASFDDVAKLTAYVVDWTPDKMPLFLEGAGRAFAKLGVTPVPPATLLGVAALDVPAHLVEIEATAVVD from the coding sequence ATGCCCATCACTCTGATGAACCCCGCCGGACTGCCGAAGATCGACGCCTACCGGCAGGTGTCGGTCGCGACCGGTTCGAAGCTGGTCTTCGTCGCCGGACAGGTCGCCTGGGACGCCGACGGAGTCACGGTCGGTGAAGGCGACCTCGCCGCGCAGGTCGAGCGGTGCTACCTCAACGTCGGTACGGCCCTGGCGGCGGCCGGCGCCTCCTTCGACGACGTCGCGAAGCTGACCGCCTACGTCGTCGACTGGACGCCCGACAAGATGCCCCTGTTTCTGGAGGGAGCGGGTCGTGCGTTCGCGAAGCTGGGGGTGACCCCGGTCCCGCCGGCCACGCTGCTGGGCGTCGCGGCACTGGACGTCCCTGCCCACCTGGTCGAGATCGAGGCGACGGCCGTCGTCGACTGA
- a CDS encoding winged helix-turn-helix transcriptional regulator produces MVTKQFKGTPEEMADLRRADSLAREIFSDVANKWALLIIEALGERTLRFSELRDEVEGVSHKMLTQNLRMLERNGLVERTVHPTVPPRVEYTLTEAGRGLRATVDAMCDWTHRYLGHIEASRHSFDA; encoded by the coding sequence ATGGTGACCAAACAGTTCAAGGGCACGCCCGAGGAAATGGCGGACCTCAGGCGAGCCGACTCCCTCGCGCGCGAGATCTTCTCGGACGTCGCCAACAAGTGGGCGCTCCTGATCATCGAGGCCCTCGGCGAACGCACCCTCCGTTTCAGCGAGTTGCGGGACGAGGTCGAGGGCGTCAGCCACAAGATGCTCACCCAGAACCTGCGCATGCTGGAGCGCAACGGCCTGGTCGAGCGGACGGTGCACCCCACCGTGCCGCCGAGGGTCGAGTACACCCTGACCGAGGCGGGCCGGGGCCTGCGCGCGACGGTCGACGCGATGTGCGACTGGACCCACCGGTACCTGGGCCACATCGAGGCCTCGCGCCACAGCTTCGACGCCTAG
- a CDS encoding DUF1648 domain-containing protein yields MTDRARKSGAAWGAVSWGVGVLALLPTLPLAASGRLPDRLATHWDAGSGRPDGSMPLWAAALFPALIWSVLAVVVVLTLRRAGAGGGVPGWAAAGLGFGGVTLLGGQASVVRANLDRTNWHEAGSVTSGVVGTLVVAAAVGTAGLLVARRAPAEPRPAPDGPTLDIPAGQRVVWLARTSNSWLQAIAALTGLLAIAVVVSALAGLTDLPFLLAAAPFTLASVLVLGCSSVRARVGEQGLDVAFGPLGWPTRHWAAEDVESARVESRTPAQVGGWGYRLSGQGTTVMLRGGECLVIHPSKGREFAVSVDDAERGAALLNSLSARHTR; encoded by the coding sequence GTGACCGACCGGGCACGCAAGAGCGGAGCGGCGTGGGGCGCCGTCAGCTGGGGCGTCGGCGTCCTGGCCCTGTTGCCGACGCTGCCGTTGGCCGCGAGCGGCCGGCTCCCGGACCGGCTGGCGACCCACTGGGACGCCGGCTCGGGCAGGCCCGACGGTTCCATGCCGCTCTGGGCCGCAGCACTCTTCCCGGCGCTGATCTGGTCTGTACTGGCAGTCGTCGTCGTGCTGACGCTGCGCCGGGCAGGGGCCGGTGGCGGGGTACCGGGGTGGGCGGCCGCGGGCCTCGGATTCGGCGGCGTGACACTGCTCGGCGGGCAGGCATCCGTCGTACGGGCGAACCTGGACCGCACGAACTGGCACGAGGCGGGATCGGTGACGAGCGGCGTCGTGGGCACGCTGGTCGTGGCGGCCGCCGTGGGGACGGCCGGCCTGCTGGTCGCGCGCCGGGCGCCGGCCGAGCCCCGGCCCGCGCCGGACGGCCCGACCCTGGACATTCCCGCCGGGCAACGGGTCGTATGGCTCGCCCGCACATCGAACTCCTGGCTCCAGGCGATCGCCGCCCTGACCGGGCTGCTCGCGATCGCCGTCGTCGTGTCGGCGCTCGCGGGCCTGACGGACCTTCCGTTCCTGCTGGCGGCCGCGCCGTTCACCTTGGCCTCCGTTCTGGTCCTCGGCTGCTCCTCGGTGCGGGCACGGGTCGGCGAGCAGGGTCTGGACGTCGCTTTCGGCCCCCTCGGCTGGCCCACGCGGCACTGGGCCGCCGAGGACGTCGAGTCGGCACGCGTCGAGAGTCGCACGCCCGCCCAGGTCGGTGGCTGGGGCTACCGACTCAGCGGGCAGGGAACCACGGTGATGCTGCGCGGCGGCGAATGCCTGGTCATCCACCCCTCAAAGGGCAGGGAATTCGCCGTGAGCGTGGACGACGCCGAACGCGGAGCCGCCCTTCTGAACTCCTTGAGCGCCAGACACACAAGGTGA
- a CDS encoding GntR family transcriptional regulator has protein sequence MLLRLNAADGRPLHEQVAGAIRRAIAEGECGPGERLPPARDLSQALDVNVNTVLRGLRALRDEGVLEFRRGRGVTVADGADQRSVLLDRVRDLVTDAAHLGYSKDDVIDVIRGIS, from the coding sequence ATGCTGTTGAGACTGAACGCTGCGGACGGTCGCCCCCTGCACGAGCAGGTGGCCGGCGCGATCCGGCGCGCCATCGCCGAGGGCGAGTGCGGGCCGGGAGAGCGCCTTCCCCCGGCCCGGGACCTTTCCCAGGCCCTGGATGTGAACGTCAACACGGTGCTGCGGGGCCTTCGGGCGCTGCGGGACGAAGGGGTGCTGGAGTTCCGGCGCGGCCGGGGCGTGACGGTGGCCGACGGGGCGGACCAGCGCTCCGTCCTGCTGGACCGTGTACGCGACCTGGTGACCGACGCGGCGCACCTCGGCTACAGCAAGGACGACGTCATCGACGTGATCAGGGGGATCTCGTGA
- a CDS encoding YbaK/EbsC family protein has translation MTTSAAHPRFAEALRTLGLDGLPTRSFPEATRTAAEAAAAIGCELSQICKSLIFAADGVPVLVLMDGASRVDVELVRAELGAEKVTRAAAGVVRETTGYAIGGVPPFGHRTRTRVLADRSLLAHDVVWAAAGTPHTVFPMAPKDLVRHADATLVDVRERTA, from the coding sequence ATGACGACGTCCGCCGCGCACCCCCGTTTCGCCGAAGCCCTCCGCACCCTCGGGCTGGACGGCCTTCCGACGCGCAGCTTCCCCGAGGCGACCCGGACCGCCGCCGAGGCCGCCGCAGCGATCGGGTGCGAGCTGAGCCAGATCTGCAAGTCGCTGATCTTCGCCGCGGATGGCGTGCCGGTGCTGGTGCTGATGGACGGGGCCTCGCGTGTCGATGTGGAGCTGGTGCGCGCGGAACTCGGCGCCGAGAAGGTGACGAGGGCCGCCGCCGGCGTCGTACGGGAGACGACCGGGTACGCGATCGGCGGTGTGCCGCCCTTCGGGCACCGCACGCGCACGCGGGTGCTGGCCGACCGGAGTCTGCTCGCGCACGACGTCGTGTGGGCCGCCGCCGGCACCCCGCACACCGTCTTCCCCATGGCGCCCAAGGACCTCGTCCGGCACGCCGACGCGACCCTCGTGGACGTGCGCGAGCGCACCGCGTGA
- a CDS encoding DMT family transporter, which yields MTPLVTAAVLFAAVTHASWNAIAHKISDKLVGFTLIAGGGMLIGLALVPFTPFPAAGAWPYLLSSALIHIAYYVLLMRSFRLGDFGQAYPIARGSAPLVVTVLAAVFAHEVPDGWAAAGIAVSCAGLTGVALWGLRGRRPNWAAIGAALATGLTIASYTVVDGLGVRASGSSLGYIAWLMAVQGVVLPAYAAYRWRGETVALLRPFAALGLLGSALSVLAYALVLWAQTRAELAPIAALRESSILVGAAIGALLFKERFGAPRLVAAGLLVVGIGLMLHAG from the coding sequence GTGACCCCGCTGGTCACCGCGGCCGTCCTGTTCGCCGCGGTCACCCACGCCAGTTGGAACGCCATCGCTCACAAGATCAGTGACAAGCTCGTCGGGTTCACGCTCATCGCGGGCGGCGGCATGCTCATCGGGCTCGCCCTCGTGCCGTTCACCCCGTTCCCGGCGGCCGGCGCGTGGCCGTACCTGCTGTCCTCCGCACTCATCCACATCGCCTACTACGTGCTGCTGATGCGGTCGTTCCGGCTCGGCGACTTCGGGCAGGCGTACCCGATCGCGCGCGGCTCCGCGCCGCTCGTCGTCACCGTCCTGGCCGCCGTCTTCGCGCACGAGGTGCCGGACGGCTGGGCGGCCGCCGGCATCGCCGTGTCGTGCGCGGGGCTGACCGGCGTCGCCCTGTGGGGGCTGCGCGGACGGCGGCCGAACTGGGCGGCGATCGGGGCCGCGCTGGCGACCGGGCTGACCATCGCCTCGTACACCGTCGTCGACGGACTCGGCGTCCGCGCCTCCGGCTCCTCCCTCGGGTACATCGCCTGGCTGATGGCCGTGCAGGGGGTCGTGCTCCCGGCGTACGCCGCCTACCGCTGGCGCGGGGAGACCGTTGCGCTGCTGCGCCCCTTCGCCGCCCTCGGCCTCCTCGGCTCAGCCCTGTCCGTCCTCGCCTACGCCCTCGTCCTGTGGGCGCAGACCCGCGCCGAACTGGCGCCGATCGCCGCCCTACGAGAGTCGTCGATCCTCGTAGGTGCGGCCATCGGCGCCCTGCTCTTCAAGGAGCGGTTCGGCGCGCCCCGCCTCGTCGCCGCCGGACTTCTCGTCGTCGGCATCGGGCTGATGCTGCACGCCGGTTGA
- a CDS encoding VOC family protein: MTTSVQLNHHAVYASDRRLSAEFLAAILGLTVGAPFGPFLPVDLGNGVTLDYYEKRDEPIQSQHYAFLVPEEQFDGMLARLDAVGVTYYADPRHTEPGRTNHLFGGRGAYFADPDGHNMEIMTRPYARP; this comes from the coding sequence ATGACCACGTCCGTCCAGCTCAACCACCATGCGGTCTACGCCAGCGACCGCCGCCTGTCGGCCGAGTTCCTGGCGGCGATCCTCGGCCTCACGGTCGGGGCCCCGTTCGGCCCGTTCCTCCCCGTCGACCTCGGCAACGGCGTCACGCTCGACTACTACGAGAAGCGTGACGAGCCGATCCAGTCGCAGCACTACGCGTTCCTCGTGCCGGAGGAGCAGTTCGACGGCATGCTCGCCCGCCTGGATGCGGTCGGCGTGACGTACTACGCCGACCCCCGGCACACCGAACCCGGCCGGACCAACCACCTCTTCGGCGGCCGGGGCGCGTACTTCGCCGACCCGGACGGCCACAACATGGAGATCATGACGCGGCCGTACGCCCGCCCGTAG
- a CDS encoding DUF1876 domain-containing protein → MHTAVGWHVELEFEEDDRHTRAVALVRLPDGTEVKAAGHASRHNIDANQPRVGEEIAGARALNEIAMQLLTKAHTEIDDASGRTSHSINV, encoded by the coding sequence ATGCACACCGCTGTCGGATGGCACGTCGAGCTGGAGTTCGAGGAGGACGACCGGCACACGCGCGCGGTAGCGCTGGTACGCCTGCCCGACGGCACTGAAGTCAAGGCCGCGGGGCACGCGAGCCGGCACAACATCGACGCCAACCAGCCGCGGGTCGGTGAGGAGATCGCCGGCGCGCGTGCCCTCAACGAGATCGCCATGCAGCTGCTGACCAAGGCTCACACGGAGATCGACGACGCGTCGGGGCGGACGTCCCACTCGATCAACGTGTGA
- a CDS encoding serine hydrolase domain-containing protein: protein MYVNGAVAEGFEPVREAFAANFETLGDRGAAVAVYRNGHKVVDLWAGTRDVDAAADAEGAAPWEHGTAQIVRSATKGVAAAVLLLLHQRGELDLNAPVGAYWPQYKTAGKDRTLVRHLLAHRAGVPVLDRPLTPAEAADPERGAAAVAAQTPAWEPGTDHGYHAQTFSWLTGELVRRITGRPVGEWIADEIAGPLGADLWLGLPAAQSARVGRVGQVDAPAQAGALKTRPKPAVTAAYADPDSLTRRAFAAITPLPDENDPAYRAAALPASNGIATADGLARFYASLIGEVDGGVRLLRPETVELARAEQSSGPDRVLVVNTRFGLGYMLHGPASPLLSPTSFGHPGRGGALGLADPESGIAFGYVTNGFRSSVTADPRAQALLRALRTAMT from the coding sequence GTGTACGTGAACGGTGCGGTGGCCGAGGGCTTCGAGCCGGTCCGGGAGGCGTTCGCGGCGAACTTCGAGACGCTCGGCGACCGGGGCGCGGCGGTCGCCGTCTACCGGAACGGGCACAAGGTCGTCGACCTGTGGGCCGGCACGAGGGACGTGGACGCCGCGGCCGACGCGGAGGGCGCGGCTCCCTGGGAGCACGGCACCGCGCAGATCGTGCGGTCGGCGACCAAGGGCGTCGCCGCCGCCGTCCTCCTGCTGCTGCACCAGCGCGGCGAGCTGGACCTGAACGCGCCCGTAGGGGCGTACTGGCCGCAGTACAAGACCGCGGGCAAGGACCGGACGCTCGTACGGCACCTGCTCGCGCACCGCGCGGGCGTGCCCGTGCTGGACCGGCCGCTGACGCCCGCCGAGGCCGCGGACCCCGAACGGGGCGCGGCGGCGGTCGCCGCGCAGACGCCTGCCTGGGAGCCGGGGACCGACCACGGTTACCACGCGCAGACGTTCAGCTGGCTGACGGGCGAGCTGGTGCGGCGGATCACCGGCCGGCCCGTCGGCGAGTGGATCGCCGACGAGATCGCCGGGCCGCTGGGGGCCGACCTGTGGCTCGGGCTGCCGGCGGCGCAGAGCGCGCGGGTGGGGCGCGTGGGGCAGGTGGATGCGCCCGCGCAAGCGGGAGCGCTCAAGACCCGGCCCAAGCCCGCCGTCACCGCCGCCTACGCCGACCCCGACTCCCTCACCCGCCGCGCGTTCGCCGCGATCACCCCGCTCCCCGACGAGAACGACCCGGCCTACCGGGCCGCCGCCCTCCCCGCTTCCAACGGCATCGCCACCGCCGACGGCCTGGCCCGCTTCTACGCGTCGCTGATCGGCGAGGTGGACGGCGGCGTACGGCTGCTGCGCCCGGAGACGGTGGAACTGGCGCGCGCCGAGCAGTCGTCGGGCCCGGACCGGGTGCTCGTGGTGAACACCCGGTTCGGCCTCGGCTACATGCTGCACGGCCCCGCGTCCCCGCTGCTGTCCCCCACCTCCTTCGGCCACCCGGGCCGCGGCGGCGCCCTCGGCCTCGCCGACCCGGAGTCGGGCATCGCCTTCGGCTACGTCACCAACGGCTTCAGGTCGAGCGTGACGGCGGACCCGCGCGCGCAGGCGCTGCTACGAGCGCTGCGCACGGCGATGACGTGA
- a CDS encoding organic hydroperoxide resistance protein, with product MTEGAADDAVAAVDTVDTRPTKIMYVAEATAHGGRDGYVTSQDGQIELKVAMPPQLGGDGNGTNPEQLFAAGYSSCFHNALILVGNRAGYDLTGSTVAAKVGIGPNQSKGYGLAVALSVSLPVLDADLAAKLVDAAHQVCPYSNATRGNIDVTILLG from the coding sequence ATGACCGAAGGCGCCGCCGACGACGCTGTCGCCGCCGTCGACACCGTCGACACCCGTCCAACCAAGATCATGTACGTCGCCGAGGCGACCGCGCACGGCGGGCGGGACGGCTATGTCACCAGCCAGGACGGCCAGATCGAGCTGAAGGTGGCGATGCCGCCGCAGCTGGGCGGCGACGGCAACGGCACCAACCCGGAACAGCTCTTCGCCGCCGGTTACAGCTCCTGCTTCCACAACGCGCTGATCCTCGTCGGCAACCGGGCGGGCTACGACCTCACCGGGTCGACGGTGGCGGCGAAGGTCGGGATCGGCCCGAACCAGAGCAAGGGCTACGGGCTGGCGGTCGCCCTCAGCGTCTCGCTGCCCGTCCTGGACGCCGACCTCGCCGCGAAGCTGGTGGACGCGGCGCACCAGGTGTGCCCGTACTCGAACGCCACCCGCGGCAACATCGACGTAACGATCCTTCTCGGCTAG
- a CDS encoding MarR family winged helix-turn-helix transcriptional regulator, whose product MTNEAPIADGTLLLDEQLCFALYAAQRAVTAAYRPLLDELGLTYPQYLVLLALWERGETTVKELASALRLDYGTMSPLLKRLEAAGLVRRERSAQDERTVLVACTVRGEELKGRAERVPGTLLASTGLLAAEVARLREELWVLAERAQSAADRAR is encoded by the coding sequence GTGACGAACGAGGCACCCATCGCCGACGGCACGCTGCTCCTCGACGAGCAGCTGTGCTTCGCGCTGTACGCGGCCCAGCGCGCGGTGACCGCCGCGTACCGCCCGCTCCTGGACGAACTGGGTCTCACCTACCCGCAGTACCTCGTGCTGCTGGCCCTGTGGGAGCGCGGTGAGACCACCGTCAAGGAGCTGGCCTCGGCGCTGCGGCTGGACTACGGCACGATGTCGCCGTTGTTGAAGCGGCTGGAGGCGGCGGGGCTGGTGCGCCGGGAGCGCTCGGCGCAGGACGAGCGCACGGTGCTCGTCGCGTGCACCGTGCGCGGCGAGGAGCTGAAGGGGCGCGCGGAGCGCGTGCCCGGCACCCTGCTCGCGTCGACGGGGCTCCTGGCGGCGGAGGTCGCACGGTTGCGCGAGGAGTTGTGGGTGCTCGCGGAACGGGCCCAGAGCGCGGCTGACCGCGCGCGGTAG
- a CDS encoding energy-coupling factor ABC transporter ATP-binding protein gives MVPVTDVTASDVTVPGVTASLEVCGLAFAYPDGHQALFGVDFSVARGERVALLGPNGAGKTTLVLHLNGILTGGAGTVTVAGLPVGKRHMAEIRRRVGIVFQDPDDQLFMPTVREDVAFGPAAAGLKGAELEARVDHALAQVGMAEFKDRPPHHLSFGQRRRVAVATVLAMEPEILVLDEPSSNLDPASRRELADILRSLDVTVLMVTHDLPYALELCPRALILSEGVIAADGPTGDLLADDAVMRAHRLELPFGFDPRSATMGA, from the coding sequence ATGGTCCCTGTGACTGATGTGACGGCTTCCGACGTGACGGTTCCTGGTGTGACGGCTTCCCTCGAGGTCTGCGGCCTCGCCTTCGCCTACCCCGACGGCCACCAGGCCCTGTTCGGCGTCGACTTCTCCGTCGCGCGCGGGGAACGGGTCGCGCTGCTCGGCCCGAACGGCGCCGGGAAGACGACCCTGGTGCTGCACCTCAACGGCATTCTGACCGGCGGCGCGGGCACCGTGACGGTGGCCGGGCTGCCCGTCGGCAAGCGGCACATGGCCGAGATCCGGCGCAGGGTCGGCATCGTCTTCCAGGACCCCGACGACCAGCTGTTCATGCCGACGGTCCGTGAGGACGTCGCGTTCGGACCGGCGGCCGCCGGGCTGAAGGGCGCGGAGCTGGAGGCCCGCGTCGACCACGCGCTCGCGCAGGTCGGCATGGCGGAGTTCAAGGACCGTCCGCCGCACCACCTGTCCTTCGGCCAGCGGCGCCGGGTGGCCGTCGCGACGGTGCTCGCCATGGAGCCGGAGATCCTCGTCCTGGACGAGCCGTCCTCCAACCTCGACCCCGCCTCGCGCCGCGAACTGGCCGACATCCTGCGCTCGTTGGACGTCACGGTGCTCATGGTCACGCACGACCTGCCGTACGCCCTGGAGCTGTGCCCGCGCGCCCTGATCCTCAGCGAGGGCGTGATCGCGGCGGACGGTCCGACCGGCGATCTGCTCGCCGACGACGCCGTCATGCGCGCGCACCGCCTGGAGCTGCCCTTCGGGTTCGACCCGCGCTCGGCCACAATGGGCGCGTGA
- the cbiQ gene encoding cobalt ECF transporter T component CbiQ, translated as MGAGHAHRLYRHGHSPVHALPPHTKLAATFAFVVVVVSTPREAMWAFALYAVLLAFVAYHARVPAGFLLKRLLIEVPFVAFAVLMPFVAQGERVDVLGLPLSVNGLWGAWNVLAKGTLGVAASVLLASTTELRALLLGLQRLKLPPLLVQIASFMIRYGDVITDEMRRMRIARESRGFEARGVRHWGVLAKSAGALFIRSYERGERVHLAMVSRGYAGSMPVIDEVTASRAQWSYALTLPFAALVVCVLGWSL; from the coding sequence GTGGGAGCGGGACACGCGCACCGGCTCTACCGGCACGGGCACTCGCCCGTGCACGCCCTGCCGCCGCACACCAAGCTCGCCGCCACGTTCGCCTTCGTGGTCGTCGTCGTGTCGACGCCGCGGGAGGCGATGTGGGCGTTCGCCCTGTACGCCGTCCTGCTGGCGTTCGTCGCGTACCACGCGCGCGTGCCGGCCGGTTTCCTGTTGAAGCGGCTGCTGATCGAGGTGCCGTTCGTCGCGTTCGCCGTGCTGATGCCGTTCGTGGCACAGGGCGAACGCGTCGACGTCCTCGGACTGCCCCTCAGCGTCAACGGGCTGTGGGGCGCCTGGAACGTCCTCGCGAAGGGCACCCTGGGCGTCGCCGCCTCCGTGCTCCTGGCGTCCACCACGGAGCTGCGCGCACTGCTTCTCGGCCTGCAACGCCTGAAGCTGCCCCCGCTGCTCGTGCAGATCGCCTCCTTCATGATCCGCTACGGCGACGTCATCACCGACGAGATGCGGCGCATGCGGATCGCCCGGGAGTCGCGCGGCTTCGAGGCGCGGGGCGTGCGGCACTGGGGGGTGCTCGCGAAGTCGGCGGGCGCTCTGTTCATCCGCTCCTACGAGCGCGGGGAGCGCGTGCACCTGGCCATGGTCAGCCGCGGGTACGCCGGATCGATGCCGGTGATCGACGAGGTGACCGCGTCCCGGGCGCAGTGGTCGTACGCCCTGACCCTCCCGTTCGCCGCCCTCGTCGTCTGCGTGTTGGGATGGTCCCTGTGA